A single window of Nocardioides kongjuensis DNA harbors:
- a CDS encoding LCP family protein codes for MIVSSLLALGLLTGVGVVLAYQSWNGNLEHPLVIGKNRPRNKTKAINILVMGTDTRDCAGCRLDSEAGGGLSDTTILFHLSADRTFAYGISIPRDTAVMRPACYRADGSEIPAATTYQKWNEAYQVGGPGCTRQQLEQLTGVPVDRFVVVDFGQFKDMVNALDGVEICVPQDIDDTIGNIHLEAGTREVDGAEALAYARVRHGISGGIDPYRTRRQQALIGAMIDKALTAGMLARPDKLAGFISAATTKLQTDFTSVAAMAKVAASLQGIDSNDIKFITTPWTLDTDKVSGGVEWLPSVERLWQLVIDDKPLTKEFLDQSLSAGEPPSGTSGPASGSGSETPSGKPSSTSSSTPSSTPSGSASASPGGTATPGSPGGLSDDDRAAAGLCS; via the coding sequence GTGATCGTCTCGAGCCTGCTCGCGCTCGGCCTGCTGACCGGGGTCGGAGTGGTGCTCGCCTACCAGAGCTGGAACGGCAACCTCGAGCACCCGTTGGTGATCGGCAAGAACCGCCCGAGGAACAAGACCAAGGCCATCAACATCCTCGTGATGGGCACCGACACCCGCGACTGCGCCGGGTGCAGGCTCGACAGCGAGGCCGGCGGTGGCCTGTCCGACACCACGATCCTGTTCCACCTCTCGGCCGACCGGACGTTCGCCTACGGCATCTCCATCCCGCGGGACACCGCGGTGATGCGGCCGGCCTGCTACCGCGCCGACGGCAGCGAGATCCCGGCCGCGACGACGTACCAGAAGTGGAACGAGGCGTACCAGGTCGGCGGTCCCGGCTGCACGCGCCAGCAGCTCGAGCAGCTCACCGGGGTCCCGGTCGACAGGTTCGTGGTCGTCGACTTCGGCCAGTTCAAGGACATGGTCAACGCTCTCGACGGCGTCGAGATCTGCGTCCCGCAGGACATCGACGACACGATCGGCAACATCCACCTCGAGGCCGGCACCCGCGAGGTCGACGGCGCCGAGGCGCTGGCCTACGCGCGGGTGCGCCACGGCATCAGCGGCGGCATCGACCCGTACCGCACCCGCCGCCAGCAGGCCCTGATCGGCGCGATGATCGACAAGGCGCTCACCGCCGGCATGCTGGCCCGGCCGGACAAGCTGGCGGGCTTCATCAGCGCCGCGACCACCAAGCTGCAGACCGACTTCACCTCCGTCGCCGCGATGGCCAAGGTCGCCGCCAGCCTGCAGGGCATCGACTCCAACGACATCAAGTTCATCACCACGCCGTGGACGCTCGACACCGACAAGGTCAGCGGTGGCGTCGAGTGGCTGCCCTCGGTCGAGCGGCTCTGGCAGCTGGTCATCGACGACAAGCCGCTGACCAAGGAGTTCCTCGACCAGTCGCTGAGTGCGGGGGAGCCGCCGTCCGGTACGTCGGGCCCGGCCTCGGGCTCCGGGTCCGAGACGCCGTCCGGCAAGCCGTCGAGCACCTCGTCGAGCACGCCGTCGAGCACGCCCTCCGGGTCGGCGTCAGCGTCGCCGGGCGGCACGGCCACCCCCGGGTCCCCGGGCGGCCTGTCCGACGACGATCGCGCTGCGGCCGGCCTGTGCAGCTGA
- a CDS encoding ABC transporter ATP-binding protein — protein sequence MGSRVGAVIDVAGLQVRFGTVDAVACVDLQVEAGQALALLGRNGAGKSTTMRVLAGVVPPTSGRAVVAGHDVRTEPLLAKRSVGYCPDVGGLVPRATPWEHLQLSARLRRLEGWEPRARGLLEQFDLGDVAHRVTAGFSHGMGRRLSVVLAALHEPEVLLLDEPFDGVDPLGVEATFAVVEDARARGAAVLVSTHLRDLAVQVCSEVAVLRGGVRVATVSADHMAGDEGARAYRALLA from the coding sequence ATGGGCTCCCGTGTGGGAGCCGTGATCGACGTGGCCGGGCTGCAGGTGCGCTTCGGCACGGTCGACGCCGTGGCCTGCGTGGACCTGCAGGTCGAGGCCGGGCAGGCCCTGGCGCTGCTGGGGCGCAACGGCGCCGGGAAGTCGACGACCATGCGGGTGCTCGCGGGCGTCGTGCCGCCGACGTCGGGACGCGCCGTGGTCGCCGGGCACGACGTGCGCACCGAGCCGCTCCTGGCGAAGCGGTCCGTCGGGTACTGCCCCGACGTCGGCGGCCTGGTGCCGCGCGCAACTCCCTGGGAGCACCTCCAGCTGAGCGCCCGGCTGCGCCGGCTCGAGGGCTGGGAGCCACGGGCGCGGGGGCTGCTGGAGCAGTTCGACCTCGGCGACGTCGCGCACCGGGTGACCGCCGGGTTCAGCCACGGCATGGGCCGCCGGCTCAGCGTCGTGCTCGCCGCGCTGCACGAGCCGGAGGTGCTGCTGCTCGACGAGCCGTTCGACGGTGTCGACCCGCTCGGGGTCGAGGCCACCTTCGCGGTCGTCGAGGACGCCCGTGCCCGCGGTGCCGCGGTCCTCGTCTCCACCCACCTGCGCGACCTCGCGGTCCAGGTCTGCAGCGAGGTGGCCGTGCTGCGCGGCGGGGTCCGGGTCGCCACCGTCAGCGCCGACCACATGGCCGGGGACGAGGGAGCCCGTGCCTACCGCGCGCTCCTGGCCTGA
- a CDS encoding CGNR zinc finger domain-containing protein: MREARCSVGTLQTALALAYPRTDRRRILAGGPAGLTAEDAPALRTAVQDALASLSEVDLTRRANALLAEHDAQVALVRHDMLSWHLHATSRRRGRTSDAISQFALSLLLIVAAGDQDRLTNCADTTCDSIVFDASRNRSRRFCSTACGNRHAVAAFRERRRQE; the protein is encoded by the coding sequence ATGAGGGAGGCACGCTGCTCTGTCGGGACCCTGCAGACGGCACTCGCGCTCGCCTATCCCCGGACGGACCGTCGTCGGATCCTCGCCGGCGGGCCGGCGGGCCTCACGGCGGAGGATGCGCCGGCCCTTCGGACAGCAGTGCAGGATGCGCTGGCGAGCCTCTCCGAGGTGGATCTGACCCGGAGGGCCAATGCCCTCCTCGCGGAGCACGACGCCCAGGTCGCCTTGGTCCGGCACGACATGCTCTCCTGGCACCTGCACGCGACCAGTCGGCGAAGGGGCCGCACCTCGGACGCGATCAGCCAGTTCGCGCTGTCCCTGCTGCTGATCGTCGCGGCCGGTGACCAGGACCGACTCACCAACTGCGCGGACACGACCTGCGACAGCATCGTGTTCGACGCCAGCCGCAACCGCTCACGGCGGTTCTGTTCAACGGCGTGCGGAAACCGGCATGCCGTCGCCGCCTTCCGTGAGCGGCGACGCCAGGAATGA
- a CDS encoding ABC transporter substrate-binding protein: MKLGLLAPLTGASAADGKAMRQGAELAVKELNAGGGVNGHEISLESADVKDLKADAVASAVSRLTADPEVAAVITGYASTTNFEIDQLAEATMPYLIGGGSAQTAEIIEKDPEKYPGIWSTAPSYDAYKTDLPNRLEQWDADGTFPLRNRTVYIVSSDNPYSNDIAGGLATNFEAGGWQVEGPDVVPFGEVNDWTPQISKIHAADPSVIVNLDYLTANAVKFLTQFRDNPTNALLFSQYAPSVPEYKKLAGDAADGVMYNLPAGAILSSKYAPAQDFLKEFRDAYGTDPGLYGVMSYEQVMLWAKAVESSGGDPLDKEAVGEAIGTTVMSGTAMGTIRFDQQTHLAVADDEDGMPLQFFEIQDGRDTLLGPAQWADGEFQQPTWFK; the protein is encoded by the coding sequence GTGAAGCTGGGTCTCCTGGCGCCGCTCACCGGCGCTTCCGCTGCCGACGGCAAGGCGATGCGGCAGGGCGCCGAGCTCGCGGTGAAGGAGCTCAACGCCGGCGGTGGGGTCAATGGCCATGAGATCAGCCTGGAGTCCGCCGACGTCAAGGATCTCAAGGCCGACGCCGTCGCTTCCGCAGTCTCGCGGCTGACCGCTGACCCCGAGGTCGCTGCGGTCATCACGGGCTACGCCAGCACGACGAACTTCGAGATCGACCAGCTCGCCGAGGCGACCATGCCGTACCTGATCGGAGGCGGCAGTGCGCAGACCGCCGAGATCATCGAGAAGGACCCCGAGAAGTACCCGGGCATCTGGTCGACCGCACCGAGCTACGACGCCTACAAGACCGACCTGCCGAACCGGCTCGAGCAGTGGGACGCCGATGGCACCTTCCCGCTGCGCAACAGGACCGTCTACATCGTGTCGAGTGACAACCCCTACTCCAACGACATCGCCGGCGGCCTTGCCACGAACTTCGAGGCCGGGGGCTGGCAGGTCGAGGGGCCCGATGTCGTGCCCTTCGGAGAGGTCAACGACTGGACCCCGCAGATCTCCAAGATCCATGCTGCTGATCCGTCGGTGATCGTCAACCTCGACTACCTGACGGCGAACGCGGTCAAGTTCTTGACCCAGTTCCGGGACAACCCCACCAACGCCCTCCTGTTCTCGCAGTACGCGCCCAGCGTGCCGGAGTACAAGAAGCTTGCGGGGGACGCGGCCGACGGGGTCATGTACAACCTCCCGGCAGGCGCGATCCTGTCCAGCAAGTACGCCCCGGCGCAGGACTTCTTGAAGGAGTTCCGGGACGCCTATGGCACCGACCCTGGCCTCTACGGAGTCATGAGCTACGAGCAGGTCATGCTCTGGGCCAAGGCTGTCGAGAGCAGCGGTGGCGATCCGCTCGACAAGGAGGCGGTCGGCGAGGCGATCGGCACCACGGTGATGTCCGGAACCGCGATGGGGACGATCAGGTTCGACCAGCAGACCCACCTCGCCGTCGCCGACGACGAGGACGGCATGCCGCTGCAGTTCTTCGAGATCCAGGACGGCCGTGACACGCTCCTCGGCCCTGCGCAGTGGGCCGACGGCGAGTTCCAGCAGCCCACCTGGTTCAAGTGA
- a CDS encoding ABC transporter ATP-binding protein, with translation MTMHDRVLLSVREVSRSFDSYQAVRQVTFDVHEAEVLGIAGPNGAGKSTLFNLLSGVPFSASGGQIELDGRRIERLAGHRICRLGLRRTFQADQVFPELTVYENARLAAAYLRGGRGVRREAMKVLERTGLLALADARAGDISVLAKKKLMIAGALVGDVQVLLLDEPAGGLDAHDQDELASLIETLSSTGLTIVVIEHVLSLLRRVADRMIVMVAGEVLVTGRPEDVLADSRVVEAYLGEASP, from the coding sequence ATGACCATGCATGACCGAGTGCTCCTGAGCGTTCGCGAGGTGAGCCGCTCGTTCGACAGCTACCAGGCAGTCCGCCAGGTCACCTTCGACGTCCACGAGGCCGAGGTGCTGGGGATCGCCGGCCCGAACGGCGCCGGCAAGAGCACGTTGTTCAATCTGCTGAGCGGAGTCCCGTTCAGCGCCAGCGGAGGGCAGATCGAGCTTGACGGCCGGCGCATCGAACGCTTGGCCGGCCACCGGATCTGCCGTCTCGGCCTCCGTCGCACCTTCCAGGCGGATCAGGTCTTCCCCGAGCTCACCGTCTACGAGAACGCGCGCCTCGCGGCCGCGTACCTCCGGGGCGGTCGCGGGGTTCGCCGGGAGGCCATGAAGGTCCTCGAACGCACCGGCCTGCTGGCGCTCGCCGATGCCCGTGCCGGCGACATCAGCGTTCTCGCGAAGAAGAAGCTGATGATCGCGGGCGCGCTGGTGGGCGACGTCCAGGTGCTGTTGCTGGACGAACCGGCCGGCGGCCTCGATGCCCACGACCAGGACGAACTCGCGTCCTTGATCGAGACCCTCAGCTCGACCGGCCTGACCATCGTCGTCATCGAGCACGTCCTGAGCCTGCTGCGACGTGTCGCTGACCGGATGATCGTCATGGTCGCCGGTGAGGTTCTCGTCACCGGGCGCCCCGAGGACGTCCTGGCTGATTCCCGCGTCGTCGAGGCCTATCTCGGAGAGGCAAGCCCATGA
- a CDS encoding ABC transporter ATP-binding protein, producing the protein MRAGAGTLTIDRLAAGYGRLQVVKGISLELGAGRALALLGPNGHGKTTLLRAITGLGPITSGTVELDGERIEKLTTPEIVERGLMHVPQGDMLFPRLTVNESLTLAGRLRRARGQRATNLSLVLDLFPRVAERRHQLVGTMSGGERQMLAIGMGIMANPSVLILDEPTLGLAPKVRHEILTRLLDVRQAGLSLLVADGDVDFLFGLADEWHVIELGRIVGSGTTENRPTHEQMMAMYVGASSTPSGGPDTTTEVSHV; encoded by the coding sequence ATGAGAGCCGGTGCAGGCACTCTCACGATCGACCGGCTCGCCGCCGGCTACGGGAGGCTCCAGGTCGTCAAGGGCATCTCGCTCGAGCTCGGCGCCGGCCGGGCGCTCGCTCTCCTCGGGCCCAACGGTCACGGGAAGACCACGCTCCTGCGCGCGATCACGGGCCTCGGGCCGATCACGTCGGGCACGGTCGAGCTCGACGGGGAGCGCATCGAGAAGCTCACGACTCCCGAGATCGTCGAACGCGGCCTGATGCACGTGCCGCAGGGGGACATGCTCTTCCCCCGGCTGACGGTGAACGAGAGCCTCACCCTGGCCGGCCGGCTCCGCCGGGCACGCGGGCAGCGTGCGACCAATCTCAGCCTCGTGCTGGATCTCTTCCCCCGCGTCGCGGAGCGACGTCACCAGCTCGTAGGAACGATGTCGGGCGGGGAGCGACAGATGCTCGCCATCGGCATGGGCATCATGGCGAACCCCAGCGTCCTCATCCTCGACGAGCCGACGCTCGGTCTCGCCCCGAAGGTCCGCCACGAGATCCTCACCAGACTGCTCGACGTCCGGCAGGCCGGACTCTCCCTGCTCGTCGCCGACGGCGACGTCGACTTCCTGTTCGGGCTCGCAGACGAGTGGCACGTGATCGAGCTCGGGCGCATCGTCGGGAGCGGGACGACGGAGAACAGGCCGACACACGAACAGATGATGGCCATGTACGTCGGAGCGTCGAGCACTCCGTCCGGCGGCCCCGATACGACGACGGAGGTGTCGCATGTCTGA
- a CDS encoding branched-chain amino acid ABC transporter permease, protein MSEGLVSILASALLLGSMYALLTAGMSLIWSTLQVFNYAHGATLVIGGYLIWSLTEHGVPVLLATVLATIAMAGAGALVELVAVRPLASRPDGTLMVMVATLALASASEGIAQIMWGPQNKQLPALTTATFDVAGVAVRWTTVVALLMAVGLVGTLIAVVNRTGWGAGIRAVAQNRDMAMLLGIRPGRIYMSVFAVAAGLATAGALVFATTTTLTPTKGSGPLLTAFVVLVFGGTASLVGTLVGAYVIGLLEASTSYWIGLQWSPVAVFALLVVVMLVRPEGLVRRRAS, encoded by the coding sequence ATGTCTGAGGGTCTCGTCTCGATCCTGGCGTCGGCTTTGCTTCTCGGCTCGATGTACGCACTCCTCACCGCGGGAATGTCGCTCATCTGGTCCACGCTCCAGGTCTTCAACTACGCCCACGGCGCGACCCTGGTCATCGGTGGGTACCTGATCTGGAGCCTCACCGAGCATGGCGTTCCGGTCCTGCTCGCGACGGTCCTCGCAACGATCGCCATGGCCGGGGCGGGTGCGCTCGTGGAGCTGGTCGCCGTACGGCCGCTCGCATCCCGCCCGGACGGGACCCTGATGGTCATGGTGGCCACGCTCGCGCTGGCGAGTGCGTCCGAAGGGATCGCGCAGATCATGTGGGGCCCTCAGAACAAGCAGCTGCCCGCCCTCACGACCGCGACCTTCGACGTCGCCGGTGTCGCCGTCCGGTGGACCACGGTCGTGGCCCTCCTCATGGCCGTCGGCCTGGTCGGCACGCTGATCGCCGTCGTCAACCGGACCGGATGGGGGGCGGGCATTCGGGCGGTCGCCCAGAACCGCGACATGGCGATGCTCCTCGGGATCAGGCCCGGTCGCATCTACATGTCGGTCTTCGCCGTGGCAGCCGGGCTCGCGACGGCCGGTGCCCTCGTCTTCGCGACCACCACGACACTCACCCCGACGAAGGGAAGCGGCCCCCTGCTGACCGCGTTCGTCGTGCTGGTCTTCGGAGGCACCGCGTCCTTGGTCGGAACCCTGGTCGGCGCCTACGTGATCGGCCTCCTCGAGGCGTCGACCAGCTACTGGATCGGCCTGCAGTGGAGCCCGGTCGCCGTGTTCGCCCTGCTCGTGGTCGTCATGCTGGTACGTCCCGAGGGACTCGTGAGGAGGCGCGCGTCATGA
- a CDS encoding branched-chain amino acid ABC transporter permease, whose protein sequence is MTNLRLLLRWGGYVALALAVPYVVLAPTSRLVVSTALIYALLAASWNLTLGFGGIFNFAHVGMFGVGGYAMAIASLKWEWTTVPAVGFAVLCGAAIGALAYLPVVRMRGIYIALITFVLVQICYHLVLALPDLTGGSNGLPGVPAMTLVGHNLAMNDGLGYLWLLGLSVAVMLIILELIMSSPFGQSLVALRDNEQLACSRGVNRIRQQLIAFVISGAMAGFTGAMYVSYYRVADVSLFSFTFVTLGLSMIFLGGTKQTWGPVVGAVVVTLVDNQLAALDAWRPVIFALATIAVLVFAPGGISATLVRVTEAARRLSKTAVAPGRRQSTNETSTSRRSIENV, encoded by the coding sequence ATGACCAACCTCCGACTCCTCCTGAGGTGGGGCGGCTATGTCGCCCTCGCCCTCGCCGTGCCGTACGTCGTCCTCGCGCCGACCAGCCGGCTGGTCGTCTCCACCGCCCTCATCTACGCACTGCTCGCCGCGAGCTGGAACCTCACCCTGGGGTTCGGCGGGATCTTCAACTTCGCCCACGTCGGCATGTTCGGGGTCGGGGGCTACGCGATGGCCATCGCGTCCCTCAAGTGGGAGTGGACCACCGTGCCGGCCGTCGGGTTCGCCGTCCTGTGCGGGGCGGCCATCGGTGCCCTGGCCTATCTGCCCGTGGTCAGGATGCGAGGGATCTACATCGCGCTGATCACCTTCGTGCTCGTCCAGATCTGCTACCACCTGGTTCTCGCCCTGCCCGACCTCACCGGAGGATCGAACGGGCTGCCCGGAGTGCCGGCGATGACGCTGGTCGGCCACAACCTGGCGATGAACGACGGTCTGGGCTACCTGTGGTTGCTCGGGCTCTCCGTCGCAGTGATGCTGATCATCCTCGAGCTGATCATGTCGAGCCCGTTCGGGCAGAGCCTCGTCGCACTGCGCGACAACGAGCAGCTGGCCTGCAGCCGCGGCGTCAACCGCATCCGGCAGCAGCTCATCGCGTTCGTCATCTCCGGCGCGATGGCAGGCTTCACGGGTGCGATGTACGTCAGCTACTACCGGGTCGCCGACGTGAGCCTGTTCAGCTTCACCTTCGTCACCCTCGGCCTGAGCATGATCTTCCTCGGCGGGACCAAGCAGACCTGGGGCCCGGTCGTCGGGGCGGTCGTCGTGACCCTGGTCGACAACCAGCTCGCGGCCCTCGACGCATGGCGGCCGGTCATCTTCGCCCTGGCCACGATAGCCGTCCTCGTGTTCGCGCCCGGCGGGATCAGCGCGACCCTGGTGCGCGTCACCGAGGCTGCTCGTCGCCTGAGCAAGACCGCCGTCGCACCCGGTCGGCGGCAGTCCACCAACGAGACCAGCACGTCGCGAAGGAGTATCGAGAATGTCTGA
- a CDS encoding ArgE/DapE family deacylase, which produces MSDDQLKKAVLDAVDALTPRLVQSVSDAVRIPSVNPKYPGQDYDRLVGAESDVSALVADLYREAGAETEMVTAERRRDNACGRIRGTGGGRTLVLNGHVDVVPALQPDLWTGPTFSGQITDDAVLGRGATDMKGGTVAAAYAALALAKADVRLRGDLILQAVVGEEVGDHEAGTSAVLDAGYGGDAVLVCEPTNATDGPPHLSTSAPGLLWFSLTLKGRTAHVGWRGRTIHPTLDGAALGVNTIDKYWVIYQALRDLENMWAERDRHPLFAPGHFCIMPGVLNANPKGIDVPFFLADTLTVDYCVLHHPDRSNGEVRAEIEETVRQACRRDVWLRENEPEFDWKLDWPAYTTPSGHGLEASVSSAHAEILGGVEVGAGPTKSGMFGVCDITWTAAQGIDGVIYGPGVGKTAHAEDEYVPIHQLVTAVKTYALTALDYCGVAESAESADAPQ; this is translated from the coding sequence ATGTCTGACGACCAGCTCAAGAAGGCGGTGCTCGACGCCGTCGACGCGCTTACGCCCAGGCTCGTCCAGTCGGTTTCGGACGCGGTGAGGATCCCGTCGGTGAACCCCAAGTACCCCGGCCAGGACTACGACCGGCTGGTCGGCGCCGAGTCCGACGTCAGCGCGTTGGTCGCCGATCTCTACCGTGAGGCCGGCGCCGAGACCGAGATGGTGACCGCCGAACGGCGGCGCGACAATGCCTGCGGCCGGATCCGGGGTACGGGTGGTGGACGGACTCTCGTCCTCAACGGGCACGTCGACGTCGTCCCCGCTCTCCAGCCCGACCTGTGGACGGGGCCCACGTTCTCGGGACAGATCACCGACGACGCCGTTCTCGGGCGTGGAGCGACGGACATGAAGGGGGGCACCGTCGCGGCTGCCTACGCTGCCTTGGCCCTGGCCAAGGCAGACGTCAGGCTCCGGGGTGACCTGATCCTGCAGGCCGTCGTCGGCGAGGAGGTCGGTGACCACGAGGCGGGGACCAGCGCCGTGCTGGATGCCGGCTACGGCGGGGACGCCGTCCTCGTGTGCGAGCCCACCAACGCGACCGACGGACCACCCCATCTGAGCACCAGCGCTCCGGGTCTGCTCTGGTTCTCCCTGACCCTCAAGGGCAGGACCGCTCACGTCGGGTGGCGGGGGCGGACCATTCATCCGACCCTCGACGGAGCAGCGCTCGGCGTCAACACCATCGACAAGTACTGGGTCATCTATCAGGCCCTGCGCGATCTGGAGAACATGTGGGCGGAGCGGGATCGCCATCCCCTGTTCGCCCCGGGACACTTCTGCATCATGCCGGGGGTCCTGAACGCGAACCCGAAGGGAATCGACGTCCCCTTCTTCCTGGCCGACACGCTGACGGTCGACTACTGCGTCCTGCATCACCCGGATCGCAGCAATGGCGAGGTACGCGCGGAGATCGAGGAAACGGTTCGTCAGGCATGTCGCCGCGACGTGTGGCTGCGCGAGAACGAACCGGAGTTCGACTGGAAGCTCGACTGGCCGGCGTACACGACACCATCGGGCCACGGCCTCGAGGCATCCGTCTCCTCCGCGCACGCCGAGATCCTCGGGGGCGTGGAAGTCGGAGCGGGACCGACGAAGTCAGGAATGTTCGGGGTCTGCGACATCACCTGGACCGCGGCCCAGGGAATCGATGGCGTGATCTACGGACCCGGCGTGGGGAAGACCGCTCACGCCGAGGACGAGTACGTGCCGATCCACCAGCTCGTCACCGCGGTGAAGACCTATGCGCTCACCGCACTCGACTACTGCGGGGTCGCCGAATCCGCCGAATCCGCCGACGCTCCGCAGTAG
- a CDS encoding APC family permease: protein MTKPSAAGNDNAVRSGLHRNLSVWAALGLSVALLGPSMAVNINPQAPAGLVGSAVPLVFVFAMVGVLVVAHSFARLSQYISSAGSVYGFIGATVGPRTGFVGGWLLLGTYIAFAACTAAGAALFLGGLVDSLIDPVLPWEVVGGVVVTAVGFLATRPAKAATTVLLVVELVTIALMLVVAVVVLVRVSGGGGPVGGSSFSQLLTLPDGVGGSALFAAMTFGFLSFAGFEAASTLGEETEDPRRSIPIALVGSVLLAGAFFVTVTSAEVLGFGTSAAGTEALVSSSSLVGDLARDYIGGPIGDLVTLGAGLSAFGSCLACTVGASRLLLAMGRDGFISTRLGDTDSNGVPRPSVLATVAVLLVLAVLMRTFATDDVVDIFFWTATVGSLFLLVAYLLSLVGAARFIVTSRAHTIPAIEGLLPFGGIAMIGYVLYRNVWPIPARPYDLFPYIVAVWAFVGLMVASATPGLARRIGERLVLEDH, encoded by the coding sequence ATGACGAAGCCGTCTGCCGCCGGGAACGACAACGCCGTGCGATCCGGGCTCCACCGCAACCTGTCCGTGTGGGCCGCGCTGGGGCTCTCCGTGGCGCTCCTCGGACCAAGCATGGCCGTGAACATCAACCCCCAAGCGCCCGCCGGCCTCGTCGGATCGGCAGTCCCGCTCGTCTTCGTGTTCGCGATGGTCGGGGTCCTCGTCGTCGCGCACTCCTTCGCGCGGCTCTCCCAGTACATCTCGAGCGCCGGCTCCGTCTACGGGTTCATCGGCGCCACGGTCGGCCCGCGAACCGGGTTCGTGGGAGGTTGGCTCCTGCTCGGAACCTACATCGCCTTCGCGGCATGCACGGCCGCCGGAGCCGCGCTGTTCCTCGGAGGCCTCGTCGACTCGCTCATCGATCCGGTCCTTCCCTGGGAGGTCGTCGGCGGGGTCGTCGTGACCGCGGTGGGCTTCCTCGCGACTCGTCCGGCGAAGGCAGCGACCACGGTCCTTCTGGTCGTCGAGCTCGTCACCATCGCCCTGATGCTCGTCGTCGCAGTCGTCGTCCTGGTCAGGGTCAGCGGCGGAGGCGGGCCGGTCGGCGGGTCCAGCTTCTCTCAGCTCCTCACGCTTCCCGACGGCGTCGGGGGCTCTGCGCTCTTCGCCGCGATGACGTTCGGGTTCCTCTCGTTCGCGGGTTTCGAAGCGGCCTCGACGCTCGGCGAGGAGACCGAGGACCCGCGCCGCTCGATTCCGATCGCGTTGGTCGGGTCGGTGCTCCTTGCGGGAGCCTTCTTCGTGACCGTCACCAGCGCGGAGGTGCTCGGCTTCGGAACCAGCGCAGCCGGCACCGAGGCGCTCGTCTCGTCGTCGTCACTGGTCGGCGACCTGGCGCGCGACTACATCGGTGGCCCCATCGGAGACCTGGTCACGCTCGGCGCGGGTCTCAGCGCCTTCGGCTCGTGCCTCGCCTGCACGGTCGGCGCATCACGGCTGCTCCTCGCGATGGGCCGTGACGGCTTCATCAGCACCAGGCTCGGTGACACGGACAGCAACGGGGTACCCCGACCTTCCGTGCTGGCCACCGTCGCTGTGCTCCTGGTGCTGGCCGTCCTGATGCGCACGTTCGCCACCGACGACGTGGTCGACATCTTCTTCTGGACCGCGACCGTCGGCTCGCTGTTCCTCCTGGTCGCGTACCTGTTGTCGCTGGTCGGTGCCGCGCGCTTCATCGTCACCAGTCGAGCGCACACCATCCCCGCGATCGAAGGTCTCCTTCCCTTCGGGGGCATCGCGATGATCGGCTACGTGCTGTACCGGAACGTCTGGCCGATCCCGGCCCGCCCCTACGACCTCTTCCCCTACATCGTCGCGGTCTGGGCGTTCGTCGGCCTCATGGTCGCGTCCGCCACTCCGGGCCTTGCCCGTCGAATCGGAGAACGTCTCGTGCTCGAGGACCACTGA
- a CDS encoding SIS domain-containing protein, with the protein MDDYRSVRKSLMDSMDDLSNSEKKVARSLLAQYPAAGLNTVASLAEAAGVSAPTVVRFVAKLGYAGYPAFQRALIHEVNAEMGSPVRQFSTKAMEPTSGALTRTQHAFADMIELTYDEVPQSEFDRVVELLSKSAAEVWVVGGRFSRLLAEYLVLHLRLLRPRVNMTLPDAMGHRTTLADLTSSSVVVIFDYRRYDESLAAFAEAAAERGATVCLMTDNWLSPAAQSAKVVLPCRVESASPFDSLVAAMALTESVITGVTERLGETGLKRLQDLEGDH; encoded by the coding sequence GTGGATGACTACAGGTCCGTGCGCAAGTCGCTGATGGACTCGATGGACGACCTCTCGAACAGCGAGAAGAAGGTCGCGCGCTCCCTGCTGGCGCAGTACCCGGCCGCCGGACTGAACACGGTGGCCTCCCTGGCCGAAGCGGCCGGCGTCAGCGCTCCCACCGTCGTCCGGTTCGTCGCGAAGCTGGGCTATGCCGGCTACCCGGCGTTCCAACGGGCGCTCATCCACGAGGTGAATGCCGAGATGGGCTCGCCCGTGCGCCAGTTCTCGACCAAGGCGATGGAGCCGACGTCGGGCGCACTGACGCGCACCCAGCACGCTTTCGCCGACATGATCGAGCTGACGTACGACGAGGTCCCCCAGTCCGAGTTCGACCGCGTGGTCGAGCTGTTGAGCAAGAGCGCCGCCGAGGTCTGGGTCGTCGGCGGTCGCTTCAGCCGGCTCCTGGCCGAGTACCTGGTCCTGCATCTCCGGCTCCTGCGGCCACGGGTCAACATGACCCTCCCCGACGCCATGGGGCACAGGACCACCCTTGCGGACCTCACGAGCTCGAGCGTGGTGGTGATCTTCGACTACCGGCGCTACGACGAGAGTCTCGCCGCCTTCGCCGAGGCCGCGGCCGAGCGCGGCGCGACCGTCTGCCTGATGACCGACAACTGGCTGTCCCCGGCCGCGCAGTCGGCGAAGGTCGTCCTCCCGTGCCGAGTCGAGTCCGCCTCGCCCTTCGACTCCCTCGTCGCGGCGATGGCCCTCACCGAGAGCGTCATCACCGGCGTGACCGAGAGACTCGGCGAGACCGGCCTCAAGCGTCTCCAGGACCTGGAGGGCGACCACTAG